In Treponema rectale, a single genomic region encodes these proteins:
- the ispH gene encoding 4-hydroxy-3-methylbut-2-enyl diphosphate reductase → MEVIRAKVLGFCMGVRRAVETAENSVADNAGEKKIYTLGPLIHNPVVLSELEKKGVTVLTEKTLSEAQPGSTVIIRAHGTTPQVLAELESNGHKILDATCPKVHLSQKRAAEWNARGFTIIIAGDRNHGEVVSISSYAGGNAVVIENSREAQELKLPQKAVLIAQTTFSPVEFEKIKEILKAKNPEIQIFNSICSATMERQNALSQLKDKTDGILVIGGKSSANTRRLYETAAAICKNAALIENAEEIPPEFFKLEKVGLTAGASTPDNIIEEVEELLLHNN, encoded by the coding sequence ATGGAAGTTATCCGGGCAAAAGTACTAGGTTTTTGTATGGGTGTACGGCGTGCTGTAGAAACTGCAGAGAATTCTGTGGCGGATAATGCCGGAGAAAAAAAGATTTATACTCTCGGTCCTTTAATTCACAATCCGGTTGTATTAAGTGAGCTTGAAAAAAAAGGTGTAACAGTTCTTACGGAAAAAACTCTTTCTGAAGCACAGCCTGGTTCTACGGTAATAATCCGTGCCCACGGAACAACACCGCAGGTTCTTGCGGAACTGGAAAGTAACGGGCATAAAATTCTTGATGCAACCTGTCCAAAAGTTCATTTAAGTCAGAAACGGGCAGCAGAGTGGAATGCCAGAGGTTTTACCATAATAATTGCCGGTGACAGAAATCACGGAGAAGTGGTAAGCATATCTTCTTATGCCGGCGGAAATGCTGTTGTAATAGAAAATTCACGGGAAGCACAAGAACTGAAACTGCCGCAGAAAGCTGTTTTGATTGCACAGACGACATTCAGTCCTGTGGAATTTGAAAAAATAAAAGAGATTCTTAAAGCAAAAAATCCTGAAATTCAAATATTTAATTCAATATGTTCTGCTACAATGGAACGACAGAATGCCCTCAGTCAGCTTAAGGATAAAACAGACGGAATTCTTGTAATTGGAGGAAAATCTTCTGCAAATACCCGCCGTCTGTACGAAACGGCAGCTGCTATATGTAAAAATGCTGCTTTAATTGAAAATGCAGAGGAAATTCCCCCTGAATTTTTCAAGTTAGAAAAAGTTGGGCTAACAGCGGGCGCCTCAACACCCGATAATATTATAGAAGAAGTCGAAGAGTTGTTATTACATAACAATTAG
- the secD gene encoding protein translocase subunit SecD, translating into MKKVTRLVIIVAVLAVCFAFLWPSISWYGRTSADDKATATLSLERIKEKTQALAEEGAKALYAQVKSNPDSELSAEYKWIEKKVKENFKDADKSVPSKISYKDVLDSYSVSSVNTNQAYSRLLSDFESEYRTKILADRKNYQNSVKLGLDLSGGVSVIVKADLDTVVKSSDLTGGLSEEEIKKQAMAQTIENLTKKIDSFGLSSPVVRQQGDDRIYIELPGTAESDTISSIVQGRGMLNFRLARMDLTEKLNEYLSVHKDSFEADGSVKASVISEVGIPDDAEVMGYYTTDDYGLDEKAGYLVINKEIVLDGKHIKRADVGTEDMTGKPEVTFILDDEGAKLMGDFTTAHVNDFMCIVSGSKVKSNAKINTGITNGSVAITGFTMQEAQNLKKVLQSAWLDVPLSVESQQVIGAELGELAIKQGITAIAIGLVAIMIFMLIWYKGAGINACVVQVLNLYIMFSVLSALNLTLTLPMIAGIILTIGMAVDANVIIYERIKEELVLGKDRAAAISTGFANALWAILDSNITTFIAAAFMSQLGTGSIKGFAYSLAIGVLSTLFTTLVVSRLIFDFGTETLHKKNISISWRIK; encoded by the coding sequence ATGAAAAAGGTTACACGTTTAGTAATTATCGTTGCCGTACTTGCAGTATGTTTTGCATTCCTCTGGCCTTCAATCAGCTGGTATGGACGCACTTCTGCAGACGACAAGGCAACAGCAACTCTTTCTCTTGAAAGAATAAAAGAAAAGACACAGGCTCTTGCAGAAGAAGGTGCAAAGGCTCTTTATGCACAGGTTAAGTCAAATCCGGATTCAGAACTTTCTGCTGAATACAAATGGATTGAAAAAAAAGTAAAGGAAAACTTTAAGGACGCAGATAAGAGTGTTCCTTCAAAGATTTCATATAAGGATGTTCTTGATTCTTATTCAGTTTCTTCCGTAAATACAAATCAGGCATACAGCCGTCTTCTTTCTGATTTCGAAAGTGAATATCGTACAAAGATTCTTGCTGACAGAAAAAATTATCAGAACTCTGTAAAGCTTGGTCTTGACCTTAGCGGCGGTGTAAGCGTTATCGTAAAAGCTGATCTTGATACAGTAGTAAAATCATCTGATCTTACAGGTGGTCTTTCTGAAGAAGAAATCAAGAAGCAGGCAATGGCTCAGACTATCGAAAATCTTACTAAGAAAATCGACAGCTTCGGTCTCAGTTCACCGGTTGTTCGTCAGCAGGGAGATGACCGCATTTACATCGAACTTCCTGGTACTGCAGAATCTGATACAATCAGTTCTATTGTTCAGGGCCGCGGTATGCTTAATTTCCGTCTTGCACGTATGGATCTTACAGAAAAGCTTAATGAATATCTTTCCGTACACAAAGACAGTTTTGAAGCAGACGGTTCTGTAAAGGCTTCTGTAATTTCTGAAGTAGGAATTCCTGATGATGCAGAAGTTATGGGTTATTACACAACAGATGATTACGGTCTTGATGAAAAGGCAGGTTATCTTGTAATCAATAAAGAAATCGTTCTTGACGGTAAGCATATTAAACGTGCTGATGTTGGAACAGAAGACATGACTGGTAAGCCGGAAGTTACATTCATACTGGATGATGAAGGTGCAAAACTCATGGGTGATTTTACTACTGCTCATGTTAATGATTTTATGTGCATCGTCAGCGGTTCAAAAGTTAAGTCTAATGCAAAAATCAATACAGGAATTACAAATGGCTCTGTAGCAATTACCGGCTTTACAATGCAGGAAGCTCAGAACCTTAAGAAAGTTCTTCAGTCTGCATGGCTGGATGTGCCTCTTTCTGTAGAAAGCCAGCAGGTTATCGGTGCAGAGCTGGGTGAACTTGCAATTAAGCAGGGTATTACAGCTATTGCCATCGGTCTTGTAGCTATCATGATTTTCATGCTCATCTGGTACAAAGGAGCAGGAATCAATGCATGTGTAGTTCAGGTTCTTAACCTTTACATTATGTTCTCTGTTCTTAGTGCTCTTAATCTTACCCTTACACTTCCAATGATTGCAGGTATCATTCTTACAATCGGTATGGCTGTTGATGCTAACGTAATCATTTATGAACGCATTAAGGAAGAGCTTGTTCTTGGAAAAGACCGTGCAGCTGCAATTTCAACAGGTTTTGCAAATGCTCTCTGGGCTATCCTTGACTCTAACATTACTACATTCATTGCTGCAGCATTCATGAGCCAGCTTGGAACAGGTTCAATTAAGGGATTTGCTTATTCACTTGCAATCGGTGTTCTTTCTACATTGTTCACAACTCTTGTAGTTTCACGCCTTATTTTTGATTTTGGAACAGAAACCCTGCACAAGAAAAATATCAGCATCAGCTGGAGGATCAAATAA
- a CDS encoding OmpA family protein, translated as MKKILCTLAVVFLAAGLFSQGNISPTEELEIEQLARRLANYDGHASEEDAVMTSTSTINWTKNTFTSNVSLDVAKAGIPMPSGKSSSINKIQMELPALVKDPLLSIFVDNNKTLGDLVLEETVTLEELTRIIDNSKQTPAFFQNGSNNLVTQHTIQIQNIGASLVKHHVAYTQRVPIETVASKAYTGIIIDARGTLPVHGEFVEDRTYPCIFPKIWSEGMDLVYERNMVDPSVAKEKGIVLYSSSPFVEEYEDRIGKKPLWISAKKVYGINRTDSVISKNDYLQITSVKENLDLLRKGRVVILLDKDLLIHGVAAPDKNKRYYVAYEKLKRYVLENPIPDTFLLPGPSGFRFKMENLKFIADSPELLPEEQGRIVQIAQSIKKYVMDGEFTILVEGHTADVNKPEGQQQLSVLRAQAIIQALVDQGVDSSLFTYKGYGGTKPIATNSTPEGRAQNRRVEIQVMPKSGYVQRVQ; from the coding sequence ATGAAGAAGATTTTATGTACGCTTGCGGTTGTTTTTCTTGCAGCAGGGTTATTTTCTCAGGGGAACATCAGTCCGACGGAAGAGCTTGAAATAGAGCAGCTGGCCCGCCGTCTTGCAAACTATGACGGTCATGCTTCGGAAGAAGATGCGGTCATGACTTCAACGTCTACAATTAATTGGACAAAAAATACATTTACCTCAAACGTATCCCTGGATGTAGCAAAGGCAGGAATTCCTATGCCAAGCGGCAAGTCTTCTTCCATTAATAAAATTCAGATGGAACTCCCGGCACTTGTAAAGGATCCGCTTCTTTCAATATTTGTTGATAATAATAAAACTCTTGGAGATCTGGTACTTGAAGAAACCGTGACTCTTGAAGAACTTACGCGTATTATAGACAACAGTAAGCAGACTCCGGCTTTTTTTCAGAACGGTTCAAATAATCTTGTAACACAGCATACAATTCAGATTCAGAATATCGGTGCGAGCCTTGTAAAGCATCATGTTGCCTATACACAGCGGGTTCCTATAGAAACTGTTGCCTCTAAGGCCTATACAGGAATCATTATTGATGCCAGGGGAACGCTTCCGGTTCATGGTGAATTTGTTGAAGACAGGACATATCCGTGTATTTTTCCAAAAATCTGGAGTGAAGGCATGGATCTTGTCTATGAGCGCAATATGGTGGATCCTTCCGTTGCTAAAGAAAAGGGTATTGTTCTGTATTCATCAAGTCCTTTTGTAGAGGAATATGAAGATCGTATAGGCAAAAAGCCCCTGTGGATAAGTGCAAAGAAGGTTTATGGAATCAACAGGACGGATTCAGTCATTTCTAAGAATGACTATCTTCAGATTACTTCCGTAAAAGAAAACCTTGATCTTTTGCGTAAAGGAAGGGTTGTCATTCTTCTGGATAAAGACCTGCTCATTCACGGTGTAGCAGCTCCTGATAAAAACAAGAGATATTATGTTGCTTACGAAAAACTCAAGAGATATGTACTTGAAAACCCTATTCCTGATACATTCCTTCTTCCGGGACCAAGCGGATTCAGGTTCAAGATGGAAAACCTTAAGTTTATAGCTGATTCTCCGGAACTTCTGCCTGAAGAACAGGGTCGTATTGTTCAGATAGCACAGTCAATAAAAAAATATGTCATGGACGGAGAGTTTACGATTCTTGTGGAAGGTCATACTGCAGATGTAAATAAACCGGAAGGCCAGCAGCAGCTTAGCGTTTTACGTGCACAGGCAATAATTCAGGCTCTGGTGGATCAGGGTGTGGACAGTTCTCTGTTTACCTACAAGGGTTACGGAGGAACAAAGCCTATTGCTACTAATTCAACTCCGGAAGGCCGTGCTCAGAACCGCCGTGTAGAGATTCAGGTAATGCCTAAATCAGGTTACGTACAGCGGGTTCAGTAA
- the yajC gene encoding preprotein translocase subunit YajC: MVVNQLFLQAAGAGGGGFGMLVPLILIVFIMYFFMIRPQSKKQKETQRMIDALKKGDKVVTIGGIHGTIAQTKEKTVIVKVDDNTKIEFNRTAIATVTFEKPVSEADKKAVAENASENAAEGSEVSSEKTEEQKAAEAKARKYAKIRMIVILILIAAFAVAMIIKPKSSGAAKVDAKEQTTETTENNGSAVTDDSGDFDSAASEKAE; encoded by the coding sequence ATGGTAGTAAATCAACTTTTTCTTCAGGCAGCAGGAGCCGGCGGTGGTGGATTCGGCATGCTGGTTCCGTTAATTCTCATTGTGTTCATCATGTATTTTTTCATGATTCGTCCACAGAGCAAAAAACAGAAAGAAACACAGAGAATGATTGATGCTCTTAAGAAGGGTGATAAGGTCGTAACAATCGGTGGCATTCACGGTACGATTGCACAGACAAAAGAAAAGACAGTAATCGTAAAAGTCGATGATAACACAAAAATTGAATTCAACCGTACGGCTATAGCTACAGTTACTTTTGAAAAACCGGTATCAGAAGCTGATAAAAAAGCAGTTGCAGAAAACGCTTCAGAAAATGCAGCAGAAGGTTCGGAAGTTTCTTCAGAAAAAACAGAAGAACAGAAAGCAGCAGAAGCTAAAGCAAGAAAATATGCAAAGATCCGCATGATTGTAATTCTTATTCTTATTGCAGCATTTGCAGTAGCTATGATTATCAAACCAAAGTCTTCTGGTGCTGCAAAAGTAGACGCTAAAGAACAGACAACAGAAACTACAGAAAATAACGGTTCAGCTGTGACAGATGATTCAGGAGATTTTGATTCTGCCGCATCTGAAAAAGCGGAGTAA
- the secF gene encoding protein translocase subunit SecF has protein sequence MKTVKNFNKVFLPCALLSCAVIVFGIVGIFARGINFGIDFVPGFIEEVEITSASEKAADTEAAADAPAVFTGTVNVDEVRSAFSNKSISVKALDSNGKTTYQIRAKSNGNEEADQKLKEEVSASLNAKFGAENVQVVREDYVGSSFSSSLAFKSVMLAFVTLLLIWGYATIRFHWDFALGAIVALVHDFLIMFAFISWSQVEFSTTTLAAVLTIFGYSINATVVILDRIRENIKYGQLKVFSDIINKSVSDTVARSIITTVTTLFASISLLVFTTGSIHDFAAVLTVGLISGCYSSMFISSGFIAFIRRNWKAEYQNHVHQPKPKRALAEISVE, from the coding sequence ATGAAAACAGTTAAAAATTTCAATAAAGTGTTTTTACCTTGTGCATTGCTTAGCTGTGCAGTTATTGTTTTTGGTATCGTAGGTATTTTTGCCAGAGGAATTAACTTTGGTATTGATTTTGTTCCTGGTTTTATTGAAGAAGTAGAAATCACTTCAGCTTCAGAAAAAGCAGCTGATACAGAAGCAGCAGCTGATGCTCCGGCAGTATTTACAGGAACAGTAAATGTTGATGAAGTTCGTTCAGCATTTTCTAATAAAAGTATTTCTGTAAAGGCTCTTGATTCAAACGGAAAGACAACTTATCAGATTCGTGCAAAGAGTAACGGAAATGAAGAAGCAGATCAGAAACTTAAGGAAGAAGTTTCTGCTTCCCTTAACGCAAAGTTTGGTGCAGAAAACGTTCAGGTAGTTCGTGAGGACTATGTAGGTTCAAGCTTCTCAAGTTCCCTTGCATTCAAATCTGTAATGCTTGCTTTTGTAACTCTTCTTTTGATCTGGGGTTATGCAACTATCCGTTTCCACTGGGATTTTGCTCTCGGTGCAATTGTTGCTCTTGTTCATGACTTCCTTATCATGTTTGCATTCATTTCCTGGTCACAGGTAGAATTCAGCACAACTACACTTGCAGCTGTTCTTACAATCTTCGGTTATTCTATCAACGCAACAGTAGTTATCCTTGACCGTATTCGTGAAAACATTAAGTACGGTCAGCTGAAGGTATTCTCTGACATCATCAACAAGTCAGTAAGCGATACAGTTGCCCGCTCAATCATTACAACAGTAACAACATTGTTTGCTTCTATTTCACTTCTTGTATTTACAACCGGAAGCATTCATGACTTTGCAGCTGTTCTTACTGTAGGTCTTATTTCTGGATGTTACTCTTCTATGTTTATCAGTTCAGGATTCATTGCATTTATCCGCCGTAACTGGAAGGCTGAATATCAGAACCATGTTCATCAGCCAAAACCAAAGAGAGCTCTTGCAGAAATTAGTGTTGAGTAA
- a CDS encoding patatin-like phospholipase family protein codes for MKKSILLTVFCIFLTAAGAEEKRIGLCLSGGGAKGAYEAGVWIAMEQMHLTDNITAVSGTSVGALNAALFTNVSPYSVKKLWKTQIGFDSVLTPDFDKYADVLSFTMDYSRTLLSLYNEYKENALSDDSPFLKSLEQAGTDLASSVANYLKDYFTSGKGAKGIFSRSKLTAIIEENIDFNSLKDKKAKIYVTCLRKSNLARKIMNISFTGYTDYSETFILNEQTSAENVTKLLLASSAMPGIFDTVHLDSSVIKNGSSLSEDGEYIDGGFENAGGQNIPVKPLLKDENVDTVIVVYLRSDSSLGDSKISRSGTKLNGKKLIEIVPSQPLGDLVHGTLNFNEDQIDSLIRLGYTDARKALKEHTDLLY; via the coding sequence ATGAAAAAATCGATATTACTGACAGTTTTCTGTATTTTTCTGACCGCAGCCGGCGCCGAAGAAAAAAGAATCGGACTTTGCCTTTCCGGCGGTGGTGCAAAAGGTGCCTATGAAGCAGGGGTCTGGATTGCCATGGAGCAGATGCATCTTACAGACAACATTACGGCGGTTTCAGGAACCTCTGTAGGAGCCCTTAACGCTGCCCTCTTTACAAACGTATCTCCATATTCCGTAAAGAAACTGTGGAAAACTCAAATAGGTTTTGATTCCGTGCTGACTCCGGACTTTGATAAGTATGCAGACGTCCTCAGTTTTACGATGGATTATTCAAGAACCCTGCTTTCTCTCTATAATGAATATAAAGAAAATGCCCTTTCTGATGACAGCCCATTCCTTAAAAGCCTTGAACAGGCAGGAACAGACCTTGCTTCTTCCGTAGCAAACTATCTGAAGGATTATTTTACCAGCGGAAAAGGTGCAAAAGGGATATTTTCCCGCTCAAAACTGACAGCTATTATAGAAGAAAACATTGATTTCAATTCACTTAAAGACAAAAAAGCTAAAATCTATGTTACCTGTTTAAGAAAATCCAATCTTGCCAGAAAAATCATGAACATAAGTTTTACAGGTTACACAGACTACAGCGAAACCTTCATTCTTAATGAACAGACCTCTGCAGAAAACGTAACCAAACTGCTTCTGGCTTCTTCTGCAATGCCGGGAATCTTTGACACGGTACACCTGGATTCCAGCGTAATTAAAAACGGTTCCAGCCTTTCTGAAGACGGTGAATACATTGACGGCGGATTCGAAAACGCAGGAGGACAGAACATTCCTGTAAAGCCGCTCCTTAAAGATGAAAACGTAGACACAGTTATCGTTGTTTATTTAAGAAGCGATTCTTCTCTGGGAGACAGTAAAATATCCCGCTCAGGAACAAAACTTAACGGCAAAAAACTCATAGAAATAGTACCAAGCCAGCCGTTGGGAGACCTTGTTCACGGAACCCTTAACTTTAATGAAGATCAGATTGATTCCCTGATACGTCTGGGCTATACCGACGCAAGAAAAGCCCTGAAAGAACACACAGACCTGCTTTACTAA
- a CDS encoding lytic transglycosylase domain-containing protein — MVHKKEAFLLSILAFTQIKLFSQNLEPVLEEELPPLQEMVEDLTQTLQKAAEVLPEQKQEAEPDEEYTKIYTVVPEAKRYSVGLSGMNHSLTKKFRTQYLKDTGKAQLTAILYDSLPYRPYIRQQLKAKKMPMIIQYLPIIESNYKTTAVSRTGATGLWQFMTNSMSPFLKKNTWYDERLDPWKETDAALSKLLDNYKMFHNWELSLAAYNMGAGAMKRILKKHPGKDFWYLAEHGYLPAQTRDYVPKLIAVADVIENAEYYGVLEIGIADKAIETHAVEKYEYVTVAGMISLEQISKLTGIERSVLDFLNPSLLKKCTPAGEKYSLRVPSGTSEKAAEALKKADIATDALIYIVKKGDSLWSISRSYGLTVDDLCRANNIKEISILRINQKLVIPVFK; from the coding sequence GTGGTTCATAAAAAAGAAGCTTTTTTACTTTCAATTTTAGCATTCACGCAGATAAAACTGTTTTCCCAGAACCTGGAGCCTGTTTTAGAAGAAGAACTTCCTCCTTTGCAGGAGATGGTAGAAGATTTAACACAGACGCTTCAAAAAGCAGCAGAAGTTCTGCCGGAACAAAAACAGGAAGCAGAACCTGATGAAGAATATACAAAAATCTATACAGTTGTTCCTGAAGCAAAACGCTATTCTGTCGGCTTAAGCGGAATGAATCACTCCCTTACAAAAAAATTCCGCACGCAGTATTTAAAAGATACAGGCAAAGCTCAGCTTACAGCCATACTTTATGATTCCCTTCCATACAGGCCGTACATCAGGCAGCAGCTTAAGGCAAAAAAGATGCCGATGATAATTCAGTATCTTCCCATAATTGAATCAAATTACAAAACTACTGCTGTTTCACGTACAGGAGCAACGGGACTGTGGCAGTTCATGACAAACAGCATGTCTCCCTTTTTAAAAAAGAACACATGGTATGATGAACGCCTTGATCCCTGGAAAGAAACGGATGCAGCATTAAGTAAGCTTCTGGATAATTATAAGATGTTTCATAATTGGGAACTTTCTCTGGCTGCATATAATATGGGTGCCGGAGCAATGAAGCGGATACTGAAAAAACACCCGGGTAAAGATTTCTGGTATCTTGCAGAACACGGATATCTGCCGGCACAGACAAGAGACTATGTTCCAAAGCTTATAGCAGTTGCAGATGTAATAGAAAATGCTGAGTATTATGGGGTTCTTGAAATCGGAATTGCAGACAAGGCAATAGAAACTCATGCCGTCGAAAAATATGAGTATGTTACTGTGGCAGGAATGATAAGTCTGGAACAGATATCTAAACTTACGGGAATTGAGCGCAGCGTTCTTGATTTTTTAAATCCTTCACTTTTAAAAAAGTGTACGCCGGCAGGAGAAAAATATTCCCTTAGAGTACCATCGGGAACTTCAGAAAAGGCTGCAGAAGCATTAAAAAAAGCAGACATTGCTACGGATGCACTCATATATATAGTAAAAAAAGGTGATTCTTTATGGAGCATAAGCCGCTCTTATGGCCTTACAGTGGATGATTTGTGCCGTGCAAACAATATAAAAGAAATAAGCATACTCAGAATAAATCAGAAACTTGTCATTCCTGTGTTCAAGTAA
- the purN gene encoding phosphoribosylglycinamide formyltransferase: protein MNIAVLVSGGGTNLQALIDYEKQTPDCPYHIVTVISSTKNAYALERAKAAGIPAEIKSPYSVLGKEKAMTADRDQKRFAVSDAILETCRAYKADAIVLAGYLSVLGGKIIEEYKDRILNLHPALLPKFGGVGMWGHNVHEAVLAAKEKESGCTIHLVDSGCDSGRILIQKKVPVLENDTPDSLYARIAPEEHKAIVEGVCLLAKGI from the coding sequence ATGAATATTGCGGTTTTAGTCAGCGGAGGCGGTACAAACCTTCAGGCACTCATCGATTACGAAAAACAGACTCCGGACTGTCCATATCATATTGTTACGGTTATCAGCAGTACTAAAAATGCCTATGCCCTTGAAAGAGCAAAAGCAGCTGGAATTCCTGCAGAAATCAAAAGCCCTTATTCAGTTTTAGGCAAAGAAAAAGCCATGACTGCTGACCGGGACCAGAAAAGATTTGCAGTAAGTGATGCAATTCTTGAAACCTGCCGTGCCTATAAAGCCGATGCAATAGTTCTGGCAGGATATCTTTCTGTTCTTGGCGGAAAAATCATTGAAGAATACAAAGACCGCATCCTTAACCTTCACCCGGCACTTCTTCCTAAATTCGGAGGCGTAGGAATGTGGGGACACAACGTTCATGAAGCTGTTCTTGCTGCAAAAGAAAAAGAAAGCGGCTGTACGATTCATCTTGTGGATTCAGGATGTGACTCCGGAAGAATCCTTATTCAGAAAAAAGTACCGGTTTTAGAAAACGACACCCCAGATTCACTATACGCACGTATAGCCCCGGAAGAACATAAAGCAATTGTTGAAGGTGTATGCCTTCTTGCTAAAGGAATCTAA